Proteins encoded in a region of the Methanobrevibacter millerae genome:
- the sucD gene encoding succinate--CoA ligase subunit alpha, with protein sequence MILLDENTKCLVQGITGKQGSFHTEQMLNYDTCIQAGVTPGKGGQDFLGVPIFNSIEEATEETDVNASIIFVPAKFAKDAAFESIRHLDLVVIISEHIPVHDSLDIMAYANQMDTTVIGPNTPGVISPGVGKLGIMPTHIFKEGNVGLISRSGTLTYEIASELTRAGIGQSTCVGIGGDPVIGTNYIDILKRFEEDDGTDSVVLIGEIGGNAEEKAAEYIKNEMTKPVVSYIAGRTAPPGKRMGHAGAIIQGNTGTVVSKTEALNDAGVEVAKKPSEIVELLKKVL encoded by the coding sequence ATGATTTTATTAGATGAAAATACAAAATGTTTAGTTCAAGGAATAACCGGTAAGCAAGGTTCTTTCCATACAGAACAAATGTTAAATTATGATACTTGCATTCAAGCAGGTGTTACTCCTGGAAAAGGAGGTCAAGACTTTTTAGGTGTACCGATTTTTAACTCTATAGAAGAGGCAACCGAAGAGACTGATGTTAATGCATCAATTATTTTTGTTCCTGCAAAATTTGCAAAAGATGCTGCTTTTGAATCTATCAGACATTTAGATTTGGTTGTAATAATATCAGAACATATTCCTGTTCATGATTCCTTGGATATTATGGCTTATGCTAACCAAATGGACACTACTGTAATCGGTCCAAATACTCCGGGTGTCATCTCTCCTGGTGTCGGTAAATTAGGTATCATGCCTACACATATCTTTAAAGAAGGTAATGTTGGTTTGATTTCAAGAAGCGGTACTTTAACTTATGAAATTGCCAGCGAGCTTACTCGTGCAGGAATCGGTCAAAGTACCTGTGTTGGAATTGGTGGAGACCCTGTAATAGGTACAAATTATATTGATATTTTAAAAAGATTTGAAGAAGATGATGGTACTGATTCCGTTGTTTTAATTGGTGAAATAGGAGGTAATGCTGAAGAAAAGGCTGCTGAATATATTAAAAATGAAATGACAAAACCTGTCGTATCATATATTGCTGGCAGAACCGCACCTCCTGGAAAAAGAATGGGGCATGCAGGTGCTATTATTCAAGGAAACACTGGTACTGTGGTAAGTAAAACTGAAGCTTTAAATGATGCTGGTGTTGAAGTAGCTAAAAAACCATCTGAAATTGTAGAATTACTTAAAAAGGTATTATAA
- a CDS encoding S24/S26 family peptidase, with protein MANKGTLVIGIIVLIILIFGGYFLFIGDSVNVYIDGENVTSQTIVSPFAGVDTNRLNKEICDYTFQSMNNTTGNAKDLQQGILRICLGYGLDNVKVKIDSSIGENKIPIVYHVEGNSMYPTLNDGQTVTVEKTKNIKVGNIVVANSPEYGRIIKRVSQIKGDQVYLTSDNTDTTQEYRNGVLYETKGITTWVNTTDIYGVVIDH; from the coding sequence ATGGCTAATAAAGGTACTTTAGTTATAGGTATTATAGTACTAATCATACTTATTTTTGGAGGATATTTCCTGTTTATTGGAGATTCCGTTAATGTGTATATAGATGGTGAAAATGTAACTTCCCAAACAATAGTTTCACCTTTTGCAGGTGTTGATACAAACAGATTGAACAAAGAAATCTGTGATTACACATTCCAGTCAATGAACAACACTACTGGAAATGCAAAAGATTTACAGCAAGGAATTTTAAGAATTTGCCTTGGATATGGATTAGACAACGTTAAGGTTAAGATAGATTCATCAATAGGTGAAAACAAAATCCCTATTGTATATCATGTTGAAGGAAACTCAATGTATCCTACATTAAATGATGGTCAAACAGTAACTGTAGAAAAAACTAAAAATATTAAAGTTGGTAATATTGTAGTGGCCAATTCCCCTGAATATGGTAGAATTATTAAAAGAGTATCACAGATTAAAGGAGACCAGGTCTATTTAACCAGTGATAATACTGATACAACACAGGAATACAGAAATGGTGTTTTATATGAAACTAAAGGAATAACTACTTGGGTAAATACTACTGACATATATGGTGTTGTTATAGATCATTGA
- a CDS encoding DUF116 domain-containing protein, whose protein sequence is MIFDFELIYSLLGRLIILIIILIIILFVIFIIFGRIFIKRGIVIFPKFLLFIIDTLYSPFKSIAKLIKLDDHLIDDLSIELRNDINKKKFRQIPANETLIFLPHCLRHRDCPATLQKEGVNCTCCGLCSIGVIKNKADPKGYKLYIVPGSSFVKKIVMENRFKSVIGVACHEDLSQMMMLLSDFCPQGILLKKTGCYETKVDVSEVLKIINSKD, encoded by the coding sequence ATGATATTTGATTTTGAATTAATATATTCATTGCTCGGAAGATTGATAATTTTAATAATTATTCTAATAATTATATTATTTGTCATATTCATAATATTTGGAAGAATATTTATTAAAAGAGGAATTGTAATATTTCCAAAATTCCTTTTATTCATAATTGATACATTATATTCTCCATTTAAATCAATAGCTAAACTTATAAAATTAGATGACCATTTGATTGATGATTTAAGCATAGAACTGAGAAATGACATTAACAAAAAGAAATTTAGACAAATTCCCGCAAATGAAACATTAATATTTTTACCACATTGTCTAAGACACAGAGACTGTCCTGCAACATTGCAAAAAGAAGGCGTTAACTGTACCTGCTGCGGATTATGTTCCATAGGCGTTATCAAAAATAAAGCAGACCCTAAAGGATATAAATTATATATTGTTCCTGGATCAAGTTTTGTTAAAAAGATTGTGATGGAAAACAGATTCAAATCCGTAATTGGCGTTGCATGCCATGAAGATTTAAGTCAGATGATGATGTTGCTTTCTGATTTTTGTCCACAAGGAATTTTACTTAAAAAAACAGGATGTTATGAAACAAAAGTGGATGTTAGTGAAGTATTAAAAATAATCAATTCAAAAGATTAG
- the aroD gene encoding type I 3-dehydroquinate dehydratase, with amino-acid sequence MYSQTKIAIPIFQSKIDEVIEVANDCINKGADILEFRIDALENPDFKQIKQTIEEINFPMIATNRISTEGGSFKGSEKERIDILYKCADLVDYVDIELQSDDEYINMIHDTGVKTIVSYHDFEKTPEIDEITYIVNKEQELGDIAKVAFMPKDLDDTLKVLAILSHCENTIAISMSDLGSYTRVMASKFDSPITFAAGRDVTAPGQIDIETMRALLNMDLNIMD; translated from the coding sequence ATGTATTCACAAACTAAAATAGCTATACCAATTTTTCAAAGTAAAATTGATGAAGTAATCGAAGTTGCAAATGATTGTATCAATAAAGGAGCAGATATTTTAGAATTTAGAATTGACGCACTTGAAAATCCTGATTTTAAACAAATAAAGCAAACAATTGAAGAAATTAATTTTCCTATGATTGCAACCAATAGAATTTCAACTGAAGGAGGATCATTTAAAGGATCTGAAAAGGAAAGAATTGACATTCTATACAAATGTGCTGATTTAGTTGATTATGTGGATATTGAACTTCAAAGTGATGATGAATATATAAATATGATTCATGACACTGGAGTAAAAACTATTGTTTCTTATCATGATTTTGAAAAAACACCTGAAATTGATGAAATAACATATATTGTCAATAAAGAACAGGAACTTGGAGATATTGCAAAAGTTGCATTCATGCCAAAAGATTTGGATGATACATTGAAAGTATTAGCTATTCTTTCTCACTGTGAAAATACAATTGCTATTTCTATGAGTGATTTAGGAAGTTATACAAGAGTTATGGCTTCTAAATTCGATTCACCAATTACTTTTGCTGCAGGCAGAGATGTTACAGCTCCTGGCCAAATTGATATTGAAACAATGCGAGCATTACTGAATATGGATTTAAATATCATGGATTAA
- the hmgA gene encoding hydroxymethylglutaryl-CoA reductase (NADPH), whose translation MNHNEIVDKLLAGELKLYQVDKEVSAKEATDIRREFLEKKYSIQLDNIANYSLDMERASARNIENSIGVLQLPMGIAGPLKINGDKCNREVFVPLATSEGALVASINRGASTITASGGVNAHVLSDIMTRAPVIKTENATQSMEIKQWFIDNFDELKEIAESTTSHGKLLKIDPILIAGSYVYPRFVYSTGDSMGMNMVTIATEKILDKLASETTARHIALSGNACVDKKPAAINMVEGRGKSVVADILIPEDVVNKKLKTTAEAIEEVNVAKNLIGSAISGSLSYNAHYANMVAAIFLATGQDAAHVVEGSLGITTAEARDGDLYFSVNLPDLPVATVGGGTSLEVANEGLNILGVAGSGKAHEFAEIVASTVLAGELSLVGALAAGHLARAHQELGRG comes from the coding sequence ATGAATCATAATGAAATTGTTGATAAATTATTGGCTGGTGAGTTAAAACTTTACCAGGTAGATAAGGAAGTTTCAGCAAAGGAAGCCACAGATATCAGACGTGAATTTCTTGAAAAAAAGTATTCAATTCAGTTAGATAATATTGCTAATTATTCTTTGGATATGGAAAGGGCTTCCGCTAGAAATATTGAAAATTCAATTGGTGTTTTGCAGTTGCCGATGGGTATTGCAGGTCCGTTAAAAATTAATGGTGATAAATGTAATCGTGAGGTTTTTGTTCCTCTTGCAACTTCTGAAGGGGCTCTTGTAGCTTCAATCAATAGAGGAGCATCTACAATCACTGCTTCTGGTGGTGTTAATGCACATGTATTATCTGATATTATGACTCGTGCACCTGTTATCAAAACTGAAAATGCCACACAATCTATGGAAATAAAACAATGGTTTATTGATAATTTCGATGAATTAAAAGAAATTGCTGAAAGTACAACATCTCATGGTAAACTTTTAAAAATAGATCCAATATTGATTGCCGGTTCTTATGTCTATCCTCGTTTTGTCTACTCAACCGGAGACAGTATGGGAATGAACATGGTTACAATTGCAACAGAAAAAATTTTGGATAAATTGGCTAGCGAAACCACTGCTCGCCATATTGCACTAAGCGGTAATGCATGTGTTGATAAAAAGCCTGCTGCAATCAACATGGTTGAAGGAAGAGGAAAAAGTGTTGTTGCAGATATTTTGATACCTGAAGATGTTGTAAATAAAAAACTGAAAACCACTGCTGAGGCAATTGAAGAAGTTAACGTTGCTAAAAATTTAATCGGTTCAGCAATTAGTGGAAGTTTAAGTTATAATGCTCATTATGCAAACATGGTTGCAGCCATATTTTTAGCCACAGGTCAGGATGCAGCACATGTTGTTGAAGGGTCATTAGGTATTACAACTGCTGAAGCACGTGATGGGGATTTGTATTTCTCTGTTAATTTGCCTGATTTGCCTGTTGCTACTGTGGGTGGTGGAACAAGCCTTGAGGTAGCAAATGAAGGATTGAATATTTTAGGTGTTGCTGGTTCTGGAAAAGCACATGAATTTGCAGAAATTGTAGCGAGTACTGTTCTTGCAGGAGAATTGTCTTTAGTTGGTGCATTGGCTGCGGGGCATTTGGCAAGAGCACACCAAGAACTTGGAAGGGGTTAA